In Desulfobaculum bizertense DSM 18034, the sequence ATTGTGGCCTGCGTGGGCGGTGGCTCAAACGCCATTGGTATCTTTAATGCTTTCCTTGATGACCGCGAGGTGCGCCTTGTGGGTGTCGAAGCTGCTGGAACGGGCGAAGAGGGCTGCGTGAACTCTGCCACGATTACGCAGGGCAGTGTTGGCCTGCTGCATGGCACCAAGAGCATGCTGCTCCAGACCGAAGACGGTCAGGTGAAGCCTTCTCACTCTGTTGCTCCTGGGCTGGATTACCCCGGTGTTGGCCCTCAGCATGCCTTCCTCGATAAGTCTGGCCGTGCCGAGTACGTGTGCGTGAAAGACGATCGCGCACTGAATGCATTCCACACGCTGTGCCGTCGCGAGGGCATTATTCCTGCTCTCGAATCCTCGCATGCTCTGGCCTATGTGCTGGACAACCGCGATGCCTTTGAACAGGGCGAACACGTTATCGTGAATCTCTCTGGCCGTGGCGACAAGGATCTTGGAATCATCGAAGAAGTTGAAGGCGAAAAAGGCTTCATGGCCTAGTGCGGCCTGAGTTGAAAGGAGAATATCATGGCGGAATCACAGCTTACACAGAGCATTCGCAAGGCTAATGACGCGGGCAGAAAAGCCCTTATCCCATATCTTCCTGCTGGCTTTGGCGGCAAGGAAAAGTTCTGGGAGTACGTTCGGGAACTCGACGCCGCTGGTGCCGACGTTATTGAAATCGGTGTCCCTTTTTCTGATCCGGTTGCAGACGGTCCGACTGTTGAGCGTGTCTCTCAGGAGTGCCTCGCCTGCGGCATTACTCTGCACTGGATTATTGATGGCCTTCGTGAGCATCGCAAGGAGCTGAATGCGTCTATCGTGCTCATGGGCTACATCTCTCCCTTTTTCCATTACGGCTTTGAGCAGCTCGCAAAAGATGCTGCCGAAGTCGGTGTGAATGGATTCATTGTTCCAGATCTCCCCTATGAAGAGGCTGGAGAATTTCTTGAGGCTCTCAAAGGCTCGGGCATTAGCCTTGTGCCTTTGATTGGTCTCAATACATCGCTTGAGCGTATGGAGCTGTACACCAAAGATTTTGGTGGCTTCTGCTACGTTGTGAGCGTGATGGGTGTTACTGGTGAGCGGGCTGCAATCTCGGCCAGCATTACGACCAAGCTTGCTCAGGCTCGCAAGACCTTTAATTTCCCTGTGGCCCTTGGCTTTGGTATCTCTCACCCCGAGCAGCTGAAGGAATTCGCCTCCGAACTCGACGCCGTCGTGTTTGGTAGCGCCCTCATTACGCATCTTGAGGAGGGAGGAACGCCAGCGGAATTCATGAGCCGCTGGACGACTCGC encodes:
- the trpA gene encoding tryptophan synthase subunit alpha; the protein is MAESQLTQSIRKANDAGRKALIPYLPAGFGGKEKFWEYVRELDAAGADVIEIGVPFSDPVADGPTVERVSQECLACGITLHWIIDGLREHRKELNASIVLMGYISPFFHYGFEQLAKDAAEVGVNGFIVPDLPYEEAGEFLEALKGSGISLVPLIGLNTSLERMELYTKDFGGFCYVVSVMGVTGERAAISASITTKLAQARKTFNFPVALGFGISHPEQLKEFASELDAVVFGSALITHLEEGGTPAEFMSRWTTR